In Palaemon carinicauda isolate YSFRI2023 chromosome 18, ASM3689809v2, whole genome shotgun sequence, a genomic segment contains:
- the LOC137657920 gene encoding aminopeptidase N-like isoform X1 has product MARVVNVYLSIILLTLTLTSLSNASAEEFDAKSIIILPKTLKPLHYNVWLQPFINGNFSIEGKVAIDFEVLLPTYYIILHMTDIITKNESSKVLENEHGHEILIIQQQYEPSRNLYIATLQEQLEAGKTYTLSLKFIGTLGEQARGFYRSSYKKENGEISWVASTQFQSTDARRAFPCFDEPGLKATFKIYLARESHMNALSNMPLVRSSIIEDQPGWVWDEFQKSVPMSTYLVAFAVSDFHSIQLTADDSPTIIRVWVREAVQNQIMYAEKVGVLGLRFITDFFEVPFPLPKLDMICPPAMNPNAMENWGLITYRESGLLHDPAEASAEDIQWVSYLISHELAHQWFGNLVTLKWWTDLWLNEGFATYMGDMAVDHIEPSWGLMDQFVVRRLQEVFALDALKSSHPISVPVIDPIEIIEIFDSISYLKGASIIRMMSHFLTEGTFRNGLKNYLTTLKYKNADQDDLWQFLTNAAHKEGTLPRGLNVKTIMDTWTLQKGFPVITIHRSENSSARISQEQFFLDNQSLEEPYQRWWIPVTYTSEDNLSFEDTRVKFWLHDRETYLAPEFVFPDSHQWVIFNIKQTGYYRVNYDLENWNLLMQQLQTNHEIIHVTNRAQIIDDALNLAKAGYLPYETALGLTSYLSKERSYVVWKAALQNFQYLYEMFEHDPAYGAFRDYMMSVISPLYDYVGFKEQSGDLQRELLSGEAVRWACKLRHQDCIYRSTKIFRQWMYDISAYSHPPSSIAEAVFCTAVREGEIEEWQFAWSRDLVNALACSDSMWIIARYLKGAFNESTGMRRQDAAIVFTQTARENVGSIVSWEYMRSNWNQIADYIGTAFFGLPRVVAAVTKKFNTEQKLKELLQFQEDYAGNLLTANRAVEQAIETTRLNIAWMDNNYEHIVNWLRTQGFSSDLVQ; this is encoded by the exons ATGGCAAGAGTGGTCAATGTTTATTTGTCCATAATTCTGCTAACGCTGACGCTGACTTCTCTTTCAAATGCTTCTGCAGAG gaatttgaTGCTAAATCAATTATAATCTTGCCAAAAACGCTAAAGCCACTTCATTATAATGTTTGGCTACAACCTTTCATCAACGGTAACTTTAGCATCGAAGGGAAAGTGGCCATTGATTTTGAAGTTCTTCTGCCAACTTATTACATAATCCTTCACATGACAGATATTATCACAAAGAACGAGTCTTCTAAG GTACTGGAGAATGAGCATGGACATGAAATTTTGATAATTCAGCAGCAGTATGAACCCTCCAGAAACCTTTACATAGCAACCCTTCAAGAGCAGCTGGAAGCTGGAAAGACGTACACATTGTCTCTCAAGTTTATTGGGACTCTTGGGGAACAGGCGAGGGGCTTCTACAGATCTTCTTATAAAAAGGAAAATGGAGAAATAAG ttgggttGCGTCAACACAGTTCCAGTCCACAGATGCCCGACGAGCTTTTCCCTGTTTTGATGAACCAGGACTCAAAGCCACTTTCAAAATATACTTGGCTCGAGAAAGCCACATGAATGCTCTTTCCAACATGCCTCTGGTCAGATCTTCCATAAT AGAGGATCAGCCTGGATGGGTATGGGACGAATTCCAAAAGTCAGTTCCAATGTCAACGTACTTGGTAGCTTTTGCGGTGTCAGACTTTCACTCTATACAACTTACTGCTGATGACAGTCCTACAATTATCAGAG TATGGGTTCGAGAGGCTGTTCAAAACCAAATTATGTATGCCGAAAAGGTGGGAGTACTTGGCCTTAGGTTCATTACGGATTTCTTCGAGGTACCTTTCCCACTCCCTAAACTGGACATGATCTGTCCACCTGCCATGAATCCTAATGCTATGGAAAACTGGGGGCTGATCACTTACAG GGAAAGTGGCCTCCTTCACGACCCTGCAGAAGCATCAGCAGAGGATATACAATGGGTTTCCTATTTGATTTCTCATGAACTGGCCCACCAGTGGTTTGGTAACCTCGTCACTTTGAAGTGGTGGACTGATCTTTGGCTGAACGAAGGATTTGCAACATATATGGGAGATATGGCAGTTGATCAT ATAGAACCATCTTGGGGTCTAATGGACCAGTTTGTTGTGAGACGCCTTCAAGAAGTATTTGCGTTAGATGCCCTGAAATCTTCGCATCCGATAAGCGTTCCAGTAATTGATCCTATTGAAATCATAGAGATATTTGACTCCATATCATATCTTAAAG GCGCTTCAATAATACGTATGATGAGTCACTTCTTGACAGAGGGAACTTTCAGAAATGGACTAAAAAATTACCTCACGACATT GAAATACAAGAATGCTGATCAAGATGACCTCTGGCAGTTCCTGACCAACGCTGCGCACAAGGAAGGTACTCTACCAAGGGGCTTGAATGTGAAAACCATTATGGATACGTGGACACTGCAAAAGGGATTCCCAGTTATTACCATTCACCGTAGCGAAAACAGCTCTGCCAGAATCTCGCAGGAACAGTTCTTCCTTGATAATCAGTCTTTGGAAGAGCCTTATCAGAGATGGTGGATCCCCGTGACTTATACCTCCGAAGATAATCTCTCCTTTGAAGATACCAGGGTCAAATTCTGGCTTCACGATAGGGAAACGTATCTTGCTCCTGAATTTGTCTTTCCAGATTCCCATCAATGGGTAATTTTTAATATCAAACAGACAG GTTATTACCGAGTTAACTACGATTTGGAGAACTGGAATCTTCTGATGCAACAGCTTCAAACAAATCACGAGATTATTCATGTCACAAATAGAGCTCAGATTATCGACGATGCCCTAAATTTAGCTAAAGCAG GATATCTTCCATATGAAACTGCTCTTGGATTGACTTCTTATTTAAGTAAGGAAAGAAGTTATGTGGTCTGGAAAGCTGCTCTTCAAAATTTCCAATATCTTTATGAGATGTTTGAACATGATCCTGCTTATGGAGCTTTCAGG GATTACATGATGTCTGTAATATCACCACTCTACGATTACGTGGGTTTCAAAGAGCAATCAGGAGACTTACAAAGAGAATTACTTAGTGGGGAGGCCGTGCGTTGGGCCTGCAAGCTTCGCCACCAAGACTGTATCTATAGATCCACTAAAATCTTCAGGCAATGGATGTACGACATATCTGCGTATAG CCACCCACCAAGCAGCATTGCAGAGGCAGTATTTTGCACAGCAGTTCGCGAGGGTGAAATAGAAGAATGGCAGTTTGCTTGGTCAAGGGATTTGGTAAATGCCTTGGCCTGTTCTGACAGCATGTGGATCATTGCTAG ATATCTAAAGGGGGCATTCAATGAAAGTACAGGTATGAGGCGACAGGACGCTGCCATCGTCTTCACTCAGACAGCCCGTGAGAACGTTGGGAGCATTGTTTCCTGGGAATACATGAGATCCAACTGGAATCAGATTGCAGATTA TATCGGCACAGCATTCTTTGGTTTGCCAAGAGTTGTAGCAGCTGTTACCAAGAAATTCAACACAGAACAGAAGCTAAAAGAG TTACTGCAGTTCCAAGAAGATTACGCTGGTAATCTCTTGACGGCCAACCGAGCGGTTGAGCAAGCCATAGAAACTACCAGGTTGAATATAGCATGGATGGACAACAATTATGAGCATATAGTAAACTGGCTGAGAACACAAGGGTTTTCTTCTGATCTGGTTCAATAA
- the LOC137657920 gene encoding aminopeptidase N-like isoform X2 has protein sequence MARVVNVYLSIILLTLTLTSLSNASAEEFDAKSIIILPKTLKPLHYNVWLQPFINGNFSIEGKVAIDFEVLLPTYYIILHMTDIITKNESSKVLENEHGHEILIIQQQYEPSRNLYIATLQEQLEAGKTYTLSLKFIGTLGEQARGFYRSSYKKENGEISWVASTQFQSTDARRAFPCFDEPGLKATFKIYLARESHMNALSNMPLVRSSIIEDQPGWVWDEFQKSVPMSTYLVAFAVSDFHSIQLTADDSPTIIRAVTRAAVQKDTNFAGDVSRKALSFFEQFFHIRFPLPKIDMIALPENSFAAMENWGLITYRESGLLHDPAEASAEDIQWVSYLISHELAHQWFGNLVTLKWWTDLWLNEGFATYMGDMAVDHIEPSWGLMDQFVVRRLQEVFALDALKSSHPISVPVIDPIEIIEIFDSISYLKGASIIRMMSHFLTEGTFRNGLKNYLTTLKYKNADQDDLWQFLTNAAHKEGTLPRGLNVKTIMDTWTLQKGFPVITIHRSENSSARISQEQFFLDNQSLEEPYQRWWIPVTYTSEDNLSFEDTRVKFWLHDRETYLAPEFVFPDSHQWVIFNIKQTGYYRVNYDLENWNLLMQQLQTNHEIIHVTNRAQIIDDALNLAKAGYLPYETALGLTSYLSKERSYVVWKAALQNFQYLYEMFEHDPAYGAFRDYMMSVISPLYDYVGFKEQSGDLQRELLSGEAVRWACKLRHQDCIYRSTKIFRQWMYDISAYSHPPSSIAEAVFCTAVREGEIEEWQFAWSRDLVNALACSDSMWIIARYLKGAFNESTGMRRQDAAIVFTQTARENVGSIVSWEYMRSNWNQIADYIGTAFFGLPRVVAAVTKKFNTEQKLKELLQFQEDYAGNLLTANRAVEQAIETTRLNIAWMDNNYEHIVNWLRTQGFSSDLVQ, from the exons ATGGCAAGAGTGGTCAATGTTTATTTGTCCATAATTCTGCTAACGCTGACGCTGACTTCTCTTTCAAATGCTTCTGCAGAG gaatttgaTGCTAAATCAATTATAATCTTGCCAAAAACGCTAAAGCCACTTCATTATAATGTTTGGCTACAACCTTTCATCAACGGTAACTTTAGCATCGAAGGGAAAGTGGCCATTGATTTTGAAGTTCTTCTGCCAACTTATTACATAATCCTTCACATGACAGATATTATCACAAAGAACGAGTCTTCTAAG GTACTGGAGAATGAGCATGGACATGAAATTTTGATAATTCAGCAGCAGTATGAACCCTCCAGAAACCTTTACATAGCAACCCTTCAAGAGCAGCTGGAAGCTGGAAAGACGTACACATTGTCTCTCAAGTTTATTGGGACTCTTGGGGAACAGGCGAGGGGCTTCTACAGATCTTCTTATAAAAAGGAAAATGGAGAAATAAG ttgggttGCGTCAACACAGTTCCAGTCCACAGATGCCCGACGAGCTTTTCCCTGTTTTGATGAACCAGGACTCAAAGCCACTTTCAAAATATACTTGGCTCGAGAAAGCCACATGAATGCTCTTTCCAACATGCCTCTGGTCAGATCTTCCATAAT AGAGGATCAGCCTGGATGGGTATGGGACGAATTCCAAAAGTCAGTTCCAATGTCAACGTACTTGGTAGCTTTTGCGGTGTCAGACTTTCACTCTATACAACTTACTGCTGATGACAGTCCTACAATTATCAGAG CTGTCACAAGAGCCGCAGTCCAAAAGGATACCAATTTCGCAGGAGACGTAAGCAGGAAGGCACTGAGTTTCTTTGAGCAATTTTTCCACATAAGATTTCCACTTCCCAAAATCGATATGATAGCACTTCCTGAAAATTCATTCGCCGCTATGGAGAACTGGGGATTGATAACTTACAG GGAAAGTGGCCTCCTTCACGACCCTGCAGAAGCATCAGCAGAGGATATACAATGGGTTTCCTATTTGATTTCTCATGAACTGGCCCACCAGTGGTTTGGTAACCTCGTCACTTTGAAGTGGTGGACTGATCTTTGGCTGAACGAAGGATTTGCAACATATATGGGAGATATGGCAGTTGATCAT ATAGAACCATCTTGGGGTCTAATGGACCAGTTTGTTGTGAGACGCCTTCAAGAAGTATTTGCGTTAGATGCCCTGAAATCTTCGCATCCGATAAGCGTTCCAGTAATTGATCCTATTGAAATCATAGAGATATTTGACTCCATATCATATCTTAAAG GCGCTTCAATAATACGTATGATGAGTCACTTCTTGACAGAGGGAACTTTCAGAAATGGACTAAAAAATTACCTCACGACATT GAAATACAAGAATGCTGATCAAGATGACCTCTGGCAGTTCCTGACCAACGCTGCGCACAAGGAAGGTACTCTACCAAGGGGCTTGAATGTGAAAACCATTATGGATACGTGGACACTGCAAAAGGGATTCCCAGTTATTACCATTCACCGTAGCGAAAACAGCTCTGCCAGAATCTCGCAGGAACAGTTCTTCCTTGATAATCAGTCTTTGGAAGAGCCTTATCAGAGATGGTGGATCCCCGTGACTTATACCTCCGAAGATAATCTCTCCTTTGAAGATACCAGGGTCAAATTCTGGCTTCACGATAGGGAAACGTATCTTGCTCCTGAATTTGTCTTTCCAGATTCCCATCAATGGGTAATTTTTAATATCAAACAGACAG GTTATTACCGAGTTAACTACGATTTGGAGAACTGGAATCTTCTGATGCAACAGCTTCAAACAAATCACGAGATTATTCATGTCACAAATAGAGCTCAGATTATCGACGATGCCCTAAATTTAGCTAAAGCAG GATATCTTCCATATGAAACTGCTCTTGGATTGACTTCTTATTTAAGTAAGGAAAGAAGTTATGTGGTCTGGAAAGCTGCTCTTCAAAATTTCCAATATCTTTATGAGATGTTTGAACATGATCCTGCTTATGGAGCTTTCAGG GATTACATGATGTCTGTAATATCACCACTCTACGATTACGTGGGTTTCAAAGAGCAATCAGGAGACTTACAAAGAGAATTACTTAGTGGGGAGGCCGTGCGTTGGGCCTGCAAGCTTCGCCACCAAGACTGTATCTATAGATCCACTAAAATCTTCAGGCAATGGATGTACGACATATCTGCGTATAG CCACCCACCAAGCAGCATTGCAGAGGCAGTATTTTGCACAGCAGTTCGCGAGGGTGAAATAGAAGAATGGCAGTTTGCTTGGTCAAGGGATTTGGTAAATGCCTTGGCCTGTTCTGACAGCATGTGGATCATTGCTAG ATATCTAAAGGGGGCATTCAATGAAAGTACAGGTATGAGGCGACAGGACGCTGCCATCGTCTTCACTCAGACAGCCCGTGAGAACGTTGGGAGCATTGTTTCCTGGGAATACATGAGATCCAACTGGAATCAGATTGCAGATTA TATCGGCACAGCATTCTTTGGTTTGCCAAGAGTTGTAGCAGCTGTTACCAAGAAATTCAACACAGAACAGAAGCTAAAAGAG TTACTGCAGTTCCAAGAAGATTACGCTGGTAATCTCTTGACGGCCAACCGAGCGGTTGAGCAAGCCATAGAAACTACCAGGTTGAATATAGCATGGATGGACAACAATTATGAGCATATAGTAAACTGGCTGAGAACACAAGGGTTTTCTTCTGATCTGGTTCAATAA